The Rhodopseudomonas julia DNA segment GCACGGCATTCGCCGTGCACGCACAACCCGGAGTGATGGCGGGGCTTGCCGGTCCCTCAGGAGGCAGCATCGTGCGCGGTCGCGATTGGTATCTTCTTGCCGGCGACGAAACGGCGCTTCCTGCCATCAGCCGTTTCCTGGAGATTCTTCCCGCCGACACGCCGGGCCGCGTTTTGATCGAGGTTGCGGGCGCTGAGGACGAGCAGCCGATGGGCGGTGGTGCGATTGAGGTCGAATGGATCCACCGCGGCGCCGACAGGCCGGGCCTTCGCCTGAGCGAGGCCGTCCGTGCCGTCGAATTCCCGCCCGATGCCGCCTCTCCCTATGTCTGGGCGGCTTGCGAGTTCAACGCCTTTAAGGCGATCCGCAACCATCTGCGCACCGAGCGCGGGCTGAAGAAACAGGATCACCTCGTGGTCGCTTATTGGCGGCAGGGTGAGCCAGAGGATACGGCGCCAGGGAACGATTGACGAGCGAGCCAAGCCCGTCCCCAAGCCTGGCCTCCAGCCTCGCCGCTGACAACCTCATCCGACTTGCGGCATCTCCTCAACCCCGAAAAGCGCTCAGGCGATCGCGACCGGGCGGTGGTTCTCGTCGACGGCGACCATCACGAACGTCCCCTTGCCGCACAGCCTGCGGTTCTCCGACAGGAGCGCCTCGGCAACCATGGTCACCTCGACGGTCATCGAGGAGCGCCCCGTCGCCACGATCGCGGGCTGCAGCTCGATCATCTCGCCGGTCGATACCTGATCCATGAAATCGACACGTTGAGAGGACGCCATGACGACGATCTTCCGGCAATGGCGGGTCGCCGCGACAAACGCCGATTTGCCCATCGCGGCGAGCACATGGCCGCCATAGAGGCTGCCGTAATGGCTCGTCTGATCGGGAAAGACGATCTCGGTCGAGCCGCTTTGAGGCGTCGGCATTTCCGGCCCGTCCGACAAGGGGGGCAGCGCCCCGCCATATCGCTCCAGCGTATCGGCGGCCACCATGTTGAAGACGCCACGCGTCGACAAGCGCCGTTCGCCGGACAGCGGCGCTTCGGCGACGAGATCGACTTCAACGCTGAGCGAACGGCGGCCGACGCGAACGACCTTTCCCGTCAGCTCGACGATTTCGCCCACATGCGCCGGGACATGAAAATCGATGCGTTCGCAGGAGGCGGTGACGAAATCGACATGCGCGTAGCGCGAGGCGACGAGAAAGGCGACCTTGTCCATATGCGCAAGGCCGATGCCGCCGAAGAGCGTGCCGTGGTGATTGGCGTCGCCGGGAAAGACGATGTCGATCAGCCTGGTGAAGCCGTTCGCAGGGCGCTCCAACCCATTCTCTTGCCCATTCTCCAGCCCAATCTCCGGCACGTTCATCGCGCTCCCCCCGCGCTCTCAACGCGCAAAGCCTTAGCTGCCATGACCATGTCGAAAACCTCCCGATAGCGCAAAGCACCGCCCCCAGATCGCAAATGCCGGGCCCCGGATCGCGGACGTGCCTGGGCACCTTCCCGGCTCAAGCGCACCGCGAAGCAAGACGTCAAGGCGGACTTTCTTCCGATCACTCGGAAGGAAGCCCGGCTTCGCCGAAAGTCGCTATGAGCCCCCGTGGCCTGGTCCTCTTCTGCGGCCTTTTGCCATTCTCGCCCTGCCTCAATTGAAGCCGCGGGAACCTCGTCCGCAAAGGCGCCGGCTGCCTCCAATCGCCTCTCGCGACTGCGAAAGCGCCTTCCCATCAAGTCCATGCGCCTGCAATTCATCTTGACGACACAGGCGAGATCGTGGTCCGCTCTCTCTGACGGTGCCTCCTTGGAGGCTGAAAAGGGAACGCGGTGCGGGCTATGCTCAAATCCGCGACTGTCCCCGCAACTGTGAGCGGCGAATCGCTCGTCACAATGCCACTGGCCCCGAGGGTACCGGGAAGGCGGCGACGCGATCATGACCCGCAAGTCAGGAGACCTGCCGTCAACCGTGGTCACGCGCGGTCACGTCGGTCGGGGATGTGCCGATGGGATAGACTTCATGAGCACCCGCGCATGAAGCGTCCTCGATCGCGGTGATGTGCCAACCGGCCGTGCGCCGCCTTGAGGTCATCTCGTGTTTTTCTCTCGCCCCTCGCGTGAAGGCGTTCCGCCGCAACGCTTCATTGCCGTTTGCGCCGGCCTTCTTGTCTCCGCCGGAATGTCTCCGGCTGCCGCGCAGGACGATGACGTCGTCGAACTCCCCGAACTGTCCGTCACGGCGAACCTGACGGCGACGCCCCTCACGCAGGTCGGCAGCGCGGTGACGGTCATCACCGGCGAAGAGCTGCAGGCGCAGAATATCCATGACGCCGCGGAGGCGCTGCGCCAGGTGCCGGGCGTTTCAATCAATGCGGCCGGCCCGCGCGGCCAGTTCACGCAGCTCAGAATCCGGGGCTCTGAAGGCAACCAGACCAAGATTTTCGTCGACGGCATCCCCGTCAACGATCCCGCCCGGGGCTCGGAATTCGATTTCGCGCATCTTCTTGCCGACAACATCGAACGCATCGAGGTGCTGCGGGGACCGCAGAGCGCGCTCTACGGCTCCGACGCGATCGGCGGCGTCGTCAACATCATCACCCGCCGCGCCGAACCCGGCACGCATCTGACGGCCCGCCTTGAAGCCGGCTCGCACAAGACGCTGAGCGGCAACGCCACCGTTGGCACGGCGGGCGCCAACTACGATTTTCTCGC contains these protein-coding regions:
- a CDS encoding acyl-CoA thioesterase — its product is MERPANGFTRLIDIVFPGDANHHGTLFGGIGLAHMDKVAFLVASRYAHVDFVTASCERIDFHVPAHVGEIVELTGKVVRVGRRSLSVEVDLVAEAPLSGERRLSTRGVFNMVAADTLERYGGALPPLSDGPEMPTPQSGSTEIVFPDQTSHYGSLYGGHVLAAMGKSAFVAATRHCRKIVVMASSQRVDFMDQVSTGEMIELQPAIVATGRSSMTVEVTMVAEALLSENRRLCGKGTFVMVAVDENHRPVAIA